The genome window tataatTCTTTTTTTGCTTTTATACaaatctttttttcttttctataatTTAGCGACcaatgttttaattaatttttagtcagtAACATCTACAGATTAATtaggctataagatttgatagcGACCCCTTCTCTATAGCGACCAACCGTTGGTCTCCAACGAGGTCTATAGCGACCAatcataagttgttaaatttctagacttttagcgaccaacagaCTGTTGCTACAAACGGATTTAGCGACCAACCATCGGTCCATAacttttagcaaccaacagttggtaacaaataagggtcgctaaagatcaaccgtcgtgtagtgcaaTACAAGCACGCACGTCACCCTATCGCCTCGCTCGCAGTCGCAGCCTCTGCCTCTCTAGAAGAGCAGGAGCGTCAGTCAGTACCAGTACGTACGAGCCGGGGCATAGGTACAGCTTGATCGACACATACACGAGGGTGTGGGTGTCTCGACGATAGTACAGCGCTCGGAACACTGCACACATCCACGACTAGAAACAGACCGAAACAGAGATCGGCTCGTCCAAGACGAACCATCACCAGTTCATCACACCGGGTATAAGACGTGCAGGGCAGGCGGCCGGTCTGAAACCGACCCCGACCGAGCTGGAACGCCGCCGCCATCCGCTGCCTGTACTGTACGTGCGCGCCGCTATATATACGAGCCCCCGCGCGGCGCCCCCGGCCCATGTCCTTACGCAATCGCCGCACGACGTTGCCCGGTCGCTGCTTCCGCCGCCGCCTGGTCTTGGGGGTTACTAATAACCAGCTAGAGCTAGCTATATATCCAGGAGCAGCCGATGATGGCGGCCAAGAGGGACAGGGCGGCGTGGGAAgcggaggcggccgcggccgGCGTCGCGGACACGGCCCGCCTGCGCCTGCTCGGGCTCCTCGCGCAGGCGCAGCGGCAGCATCTCCTGCACCTGCGGCGCGCCCACCACGGGATGCCGCCGCTCCCCACGGGCCGCGTGTTCCAGTGCAAGACGTGCAGCCGGCAGTTCCCCACGTTCCAGGCGCTCGGCGGCCACCGCGCCAGCCACAAGCGCCCGAGGGTGCTCCAACATCAGCAGCAGCCAGTCGTCGCTGATCACGCGGGGCTCTGCCTCGGGCGCCAGCAGCCGCCGCAGCCGCCGCCGACGCCCAAGCCGAGGGTGCACGCGTGCCCCGTCTGCGGGCTGGAGTTCGCCATCGGCCAGGCGCTCGGCGGCCACATGCGCCGGCACcgcgccgacgccgacgccgacgccgagGCGTCTAACAAGTTGCGCCCGCCGCTCGACAAGGCCGCCTGCGACGTCGCCGGCGGGATCTGCCTGGACCTCAACCTCACGCCGTTGGAGAACTGCGCCAAGTGCCGGGGCGTGTTGGTGCTAGGCGCCGCCGGGCAGGGTGGTGTACATAAGACGCTCGCCATGTTAGATTGCTCGCTGTAGTTATTGAGCCTTCGTTCCGCGTTGTTTAGACTGCACATAAATCTCCTTCTTTCATGGTGGTGCTTCGTTAGCGCTCTTTGTTTCTGCTCATCCCCGTATACTGTTCCAttgttacctttttgggttaacgaCCCAATCCTTTCCATGCATGGAAAAGAAAAGACATGTTAGATTCTGCAGTTCTATGTAATTCTAATATGATGATAACGGACAAGTCCTTATTGTTTTTTTAGCGAGTGGTAATATGATGATGCCCGCAATAGTTCCAGAGCATGCAGGTTTCGGTTGTAAGGCTGTCATAATTTACCAGCATGTTCAATATATATAGGTCAGAACACACCGAAATAAACTATGGAGAAGGTTAATAGATATGTAGAATGAGTTAACCAAACGCAAGAAGATGAATAAAATAATGAACGATTGATTCGTCCAGTTTAAAGTGCAAGCAGCATGTGTTCAGATAACTTAGCATAGGGATGATTTGGATTAACACATCACTACTAAAGATAAATTTATGAGACAGTGACAAACATTAACGGAGAC of Zea mays cultivar B73 chromosome 8, Zm-B73-REFERENCE-NAM-5.0, whole genome shotgun sequence contains these proteins:
- the LOC103637541 gene encoding zinc finger protein ZAT12, translated to MMAAKRDRAAWEAEAAAAGVADTARLRLLGLLAQAQRQHLLHLRRAHHGMPPLPTGRVFQCKTCSRQFPTFQALGGHRASHKRPRVLQHQQQPVVADHAGLCLGRQQPPQPPPTPKPRVHACPVCGLEFAIGQALGGHMRRHRADADADAEASNKLRPPLDKAACDVAGGICLDLNLTPLENCAKCRGVLVLGAAGQGGVHKTLAMLDCSL